A genomic segment from Streptosporangium roseum DSM 43021 encodes:
- a CDS encoding glycosyltransferase, which produces MSLLNDLVHAAGKRNGGRRVLVYCVGFETPDGPVPPGAIDLDGDLDGIPRAEEGAAEVLVLARTPTDLRRAATLHSLLPMATRVVVAVEETPHWYTAPVLSPTPAHRWRSLTELRVHQPRRPAWVVEAGFSKPTPAGRTLAATARAFAGHRMDAVAAPVAGLAGPGAAHWRPGDPNAAPAGVTGPVPGRFGARGGDLVLRTTDQDPPPWSGDETPVDRPVAELMSWERIGRPGGTRILENDLGDLSEPRTIPPVDDRSVNPMGFVTVPSLGTAELSVESGRWAIICEGRTLTTFGTSGCVTDVDVSRIRQVRGVHVDWRRSHSGPVAALRVVTGLAAAGVPLFSDVVPRWAGALGPELAGLITSVGDTGLGDDLEREEHSIRLRREALRTHGVRTRWEQLGAPAAARPLISVLLATRRPEMVRFALEQMAGQRGAEFEVILALHGIPAGHPDVAGAVASYDRPITVFEAPGETVFGAVLNEAAARASGSFLLKMDDDDWYGPDFVSDLLLAHSYSGADVVGMVPEFVYLASIGVTVHRDQVTEQITNFIAGGTIFAERSAFETVGGFRTLPGTIDAQFQHAVQAAGGQIYRTQGLGYILRRGNVANHTWREPIGTFLRRNKRQWRGFRPSALMELPAEAV; this is translated from the coding sequence ATGTCCCTTCTGAACGATCTCGTCCACGCCGCCGGGAAGCGGAACGGCGGGCGGCGCGTCCTCGTCTACTGCGTGGGCTTCGAGACGCCCGACGGGCCAGTGCCGCCCGGGGCGATCGACCTCGACGGCGACCTCGACGGCATCCCCCGGGCCGAGGAGGGCGCCGCCGAGGTCCTGGTGCTCGCCCGGACCCCGACCGACCTCCGCCGGGCCGCGACCCTGCACTCCCTGCTGCCCATGGCCACGCGGGTCGTCGTCGCCGTGGAGGAGACGCCGCACTGGTACACCGCGCCGGTGCTGTCCCCCACGCCCGCCCACCGCTGGCGGTCGCTGACCGAGCTCCGCGTGCACCAGCCCCGGCGGCCCGCGTGGGTGGTGGAGGCGGGGTTCTCCAAGCCCACGCCCGCCGGCCGCACGCTCGCCGCGACCGCCAGGGCGTTCGCCGGGCACCGGATGGACGCCGTCGCGGCGCCCGTGGCCGGCCTGGCGGGCCCGGGGGCGGCGCACTGGCGGCCCGGCGATCCCAACGCCGCCCCGGCCGGCGTGACCGGCCCGGTCCCCGGCCGGTTCGGCGCCCGCGGCGGCGACCTGGTCCTGCGCACCACCGATCAGGATCCGCCGCCCTGGTCCGGCGACGAGACCCCCGTGGACCGCCCGGTCGCCGAGCTGATGAGCTGGGAGCGGATCGGCCGTCCCGGCGGGACCAGGATCCTGGAGAACGACCTCGGCGACCTGTCCGAGCCCCGGACCATCCCGCCGGTCGACGACCGCTCGGTCAACCCGATGGGCTTCGTCACGGTGCCCTCGCTCGGCACGGCCGAGCTGTCGGTGGAGTCCGGCCGCTGGGCGATCATCTGTGAGGGCCGCACGCTCACCACCTTCGGCACCTCCGGCTGCGTCACCGACGTGGACGTGAGCCGGATCAGGCAGGTCAGGGGGGTGCACGTGGACTGGCGGCGCAGCCACAGCGGTCCCGTGGCCGCGCTGCGGGTCGTCACCGGGCTGGCCGCGGCCGGCGTGCCGCTGTTCTCCGACGTCGTGCCCCGGTGGGCCGGCGCCCTCGGCCCCGAGCTGGCCGGGCTGATCACCTCGGTCGGCGATACCGGCCTCGGGGACGACCTGGAGCGGGAGGAGCACAGCATCCGGCTCCGCCGCGAGGCACTGCGCACCCACGGCGTCCGCACCCGCTGGGAGCAGCTCGGCGCCCCCGCCGCGGCCAGGCCGCTGATCTCGGTGCTGCTGGCCACCCGCCGCCCCGAGATGGTCCGCTTCGCGCTGGAGCAGATGGCCGGTCAGCGCGGCGCCGAGTTCGAGGTGATCCTCGCCCTGCACGGGATCCCCGCCGGGCATCCCGACGTGGCCGGGGCGGTGGCGTCCTACGACCGGCCGATCACCGTGTTCGAGGCGCCCGGGGAGACCGTGTTCGGAGCCGTGCTGAACGAGGCCGCGGCCAGGGCGTCGGGGTCGTTCCTGCTGAAGATGGACGACGACGACTGGTACGGGCCCGACTTCGTCTCCGACCTGCTCCTGGCGCACTCCTACTCGGGGGCCGACGTCGTGGGCATGGTGCCGGAGTTCGTCTATCTCGCCTCGATCGGGGTGACCGTCCACCGGGACCAGGTGACCGAGCAGATCACCAACTTCATCGCCGGAGGGACCATCTTCGCCGAACGCTCCGCCTTCGAGACCGTGGGCGGCTTCCGCACGCTGCCGGGCACGATCGACGCCCAGTTCCAGCACGCCGTACAGGCCGCGGGCGGGCAGATCTACCGCACCCAGGGCCTGGGCTACATCCTGCGGCGCGGCAACGTCGCCAACCACACCTGGCGCGAGCCGATCGGCACGTTCCTGCGGCGCAACAAGCGCCAGTGGCGCGGCTTCCGGCCCAGCGCGCTCATGGAGCTCCCCGCGGAGGCGGTGTGA
- the lysA gene encoding diaminopimelate decarboxylase has product MSRFAHPAGDRHAEVLPEERPPHAPADLNTLDPTIWPRTSNRVDGAVTIGGADVRDLVREHGSPLYVVDEEDFRSRCRDYREAFTGGEVHYAGKAFLCREVARWIMQEDLGLDVCSAGELAVALSVGFPPERITLHGNNKSLAELEKAVEAGVGHIVADSFEEIARLGFLADKHGRRPQVMIRVTVGVEAHTHEFIATAHDDQKFGFSLSSGAAAEAARRILALPQLELVGLHSHIGSQITDTAGFEVAARRLATLLVQIKEEHGVVLPELDLGGGYGIPYVEGDTALDVKEIADGLRGIVANVARSAGLPVPKLTVEPGRAIAGLAGVTLYEVGTIKDVEGLRTYVSIDGGMSDNIRTALYGAEYTARLASRESSSGPMLSRLVGKHCESGDMVVRDLWLPEDLATGDLVAVAGTGAYCRSLANNYNYLPKPAVVAVKDGVSRVIVRRETEDDLLRGQL; this is encoded by the coding sequence GTGAGTCGATTCGCCCACCCCGCCGGTGACCGGCACGCCGAAGTGCTGCCTGAGGAGCGCCCTCCGCACGCACCTGCCGACCTGAACACGCTCGATCCCACGATCTGGCCGCGAACGTCGAACCGCGTCGACGGAGCGGTCACGATCGGCGGCGCGGACGTCAGGGACCTGGTCAGAGAGCACGGCAGCCCGCTCTATGTGGTGGACGAGGAAGATTTCCGGTCCCGGTGCCGCGACTACCGGGAGGCGTTCACCGGCGGCGAGGTCCACTACGCCGGCAAGGCCTTCCTCTGCCGCGAGGTCGCCCGCTGGATCATGCAGGAGGACCTCGGCCTCGACGTGTGCAGCGCGGGCGAGCTCGCCGTCGCGCTGAGCGTCGGGTTCCCGCCCGAGCGGATCACGCTGCACGGCAACAACAAGTCCCTCGCCGAGCTGGAGAAGGCCGTCGAGGCCGGGGTCGGGCACATCGTGGCCGACTCCTTCGAGGAGATCGCCCGGCTGGGCTTCCTCGCCGACAAGCACGGCAGGCGTCCCCAGGTCATGATCAGGGTGACCGTGGGCGTGGAGGCGCACACCCACGAGTTCATCGCCACCGCCCACGACGACCAGAAGTTCGGCTTCTCGCTGAGCAGCGGCGCCGCGGCCGAGGCCGCCCGGCGCATCCTCGCGCTGCCCCAGCTCGAACTCGTCGGCCTGCACTCCCACATCGGCTCCCAGATCACCGACACCGCCGGGTTCGAGGTGGCCGCGCGCCGCCTGGCCACGCTGCTGGTGCAGATCAAGGAGGAGCACGGCGTCGTCCTGCCCGAGCTCGACCTCGGCGGCGGCTACGGCATCCCCTACGTCGAGGGCGACACCGCGCTCGACGTCAAGGAGATCGCCGACGGCCTGCGGGGGATCGTCGCCAACGTGGCCCGGTCCGCCGGGCTGCCGGTGCCCAAGCTCACCGTCGAGCCGGGCCGTGCCATCGCCGGGCTCGCGGGCGTGACGCTCTACGAGGTCGGCACGATCAAGGACGTCGAGGGGCTGCGGACCTACGTCAGCATCGACGGCGGCATGAGCGACAACATCCGCACCGCGCTGTACGGCGCGGAGTACACCGCCCGCCTGGCCTCCCGCGAGAGCTCCTCGGGACCGATGCTCTCGCGCCTGGTCGGCAAGCACTGCGAGAGCGGTGACATGGTGGTCCGCGACCTGTGGCTGCCGGAGGACCTGGCCACCGGCGACCTGGTCGCCGTCGCGGGCACCGGCGCCTACTGCCGCTCGCTCGCCAACAACTACAACTACCTTCCCAAGCCCGCCGTGGTCGCGGTCAAGGACGGGGTGTCCCGCGTGATCGTCCGCCGGGAGACCGAGGACGACCTGCTGAGAGGCCAGCTGTGA
- a CDS encoding polysaccharide deacetylase family protein has translation MKIVRWAAALPAALVALAVLQPVSHAESAKPPKKVTTVVSLTFDDGDATHAATARMLEKRGMRGTFYVNSDTIGRDAKLTRRELAAIAKAGHEIGGHTLTHIRLTELTRSAQRAQICDDRRALVAWGYRPTTLAYPFGSVDADAKAVARQCGYDAARRVGGLKDWGCRGCQAGEDLRPRDRYEIRTPGSIRDDTLPRQMRQQVLNAEKSGGGLVTLVFHQVCDGCGLYSVSPKVLDEFLGWLAARESHGTVVKTLHDAVGARYRPVPAE, from the coding sequence GTGAAGATCGTTCGTTGGGCGGCGGCTCTGCCGGCGGCGCTGGTCGCCCTGGCGGTCCTGCAGCCGGTCTCCCACGCGGAGAGCGCCAAGCCTCCGAAGAAGGTCACGACGGTCGTCTCGCTCACCTTCGACGACGGGGACGCCACCCACGCGGCGACGGCCCGCATGCTGGAGAAACGGGGCATGCGTGGAACGTTCTACGTCAACAGCGACACCATCGGGCGTGACGCCAAGCTGACCCGCCGCGAGCTCGCCGCGATCGCCAAGGCGGGGCACGAGATCGGCGGCCACACGCTGACCCACATCCGCCTCACCGAGCTGACCCGGAGCGCGCAGCGCGCGCAGATCTGCGACGACCGCAGGGCACTGGTGGCGTGGGGCTACCGGCCCACCACCCTGGCCTACCCGTTCGGGTCGGTGGACGCCGACGCCAAGGCGGTGGCGCGGCAGTGCGGCTACGACGCGGCCCGCAGGGTCGGCGGGCTCAAGGACTGGGGATGCCGGGGCTGCCAGGCCGGCGAGGATCTGCGGCCCCGCGACCGCTACGAGATCCGCACCCCGGGCTCGATCCGCGACGACACGCTGCCGAGGCAGATGAGGCAGCAGGTCCTCAACGCCGAGAAGAGCGGCGGCGGGCTCGTCACCCTGGTCTTCCACCAGGTCTGCGACGGCTGCGGCCTCTACTCGGTGTCCCCCAAGGTCCTGGACGAGTTCCTCGGCTGGCTGGCGGCCCGCGAGAGCCACGGCACGGTCGTCAAGACCCTGCACGACGCGGTCGGCGCCCGCTACCGGCCCGTGCCCGCCGAGTAG
- a CDS encoding glycosyltransferase family 2 protein, giving the protein MSGTGLTATGGPLPQDVPPALHEDERTAVPRARIRHNDYGPLLPPALGGWEPRLRVSVVIPAHDCQEALDRTLAGLAAQSYPAHLTEVVVADDGSDPPLRIPAIAPANTRLVRVPDGRWGRGWARQTGAAAAAGDILHWVDSDMILDREHIEAHMRWHHLASYAVVLGDVRFTPEGAGPGAREVFAAVEAGDAERLFDGSVPHAWRAGVLDETRWLRDAGATAYRLHSGATTSVPMALLRSVGGVNTALHMGEDTDLGFRLAQAGAVFIPDPQARGWHLGPSTVMLREKEVHRHNWSVLPDLIPDLRWLRTHPRRHWLVPYVHVVVDARGASYEDVRASVDAALAGTVVDVAVTVVGPWAALTGGRRSSLDEPLLDLRLVRNLYTHEPRVSFTEETPLSSAPAPFRLTCPAGWALGADSLAELLKLAESEGYGLLSAVLDEGGEPETGVSVVRLERTAAFARAALVEDSGDLDGAVHELFGSFWVSADDFGVMAAGEAEPVAGDPAKWRAGAARWRREAERLEAEAESLRTETERLRAEVRELEDGRQRGPLREIIATAMRQGKAG; this is encoded by the coding sequence GTGAGCGGGACCGGTCTCACCGCCACCGGCGGCCCCCTCCCGCAGGACGTCCCTCCGGCCCTCCACGAGGACGAGCGGACCGCCGTGCCCCGCGCCAGGATCAGGCACAACGACTACGGACCGCTGCTCCCCCCCGCCCTGGGCGGCTGGGAACCGCGCCTGCGGGTGAGCGTGGTGATCCCGGCGCACGACTGCCAGGAGGCCCTGGACCGCACGCTCGCCGGGCTGGCCGCGCAGAGCTACCCCGCGCATCTGACGGAGGTGGTCGTCGCCGACGACGGCAGCGACCCGCCGCTGCGGATCCCCGCGATCGCCCCGGCCAACACCCGGCTCGTCCGGGTGCCCGACGGCCGCTGGGGACGGGGCTGGGCCCGCCAGACCGGTGCGGCGGCGGCGGCCGGCGACATCCTGCACTGGGTCGACTCCGACATGATCCTCGACCGGGAGCACATCGAGGCGCACATGCGCTGGCACCACCTCGCCTCCTACGCCGTCGTGCTCGGCGACGTCCGCTTCACCCCCGAAGGGGCCGGGCCCGGCGCGCGGGAGGTCTTCGCGGCGGTGGAGGCCGGAGACGCGGAGAGGCTGTTCGACGGGTCGGTCCCGCACGCGTGGCGGGCGGGCGTGCTCGACGAGACGCGGTGGCTGCGGGACGCGGGCGCCACCGCCTACCGGCTCCACTCGGGGGCCACCACGTCGGTCCCCATGGCGCTCCTGCGCTCGGTCGGCGGGGTCAACACCGCGCTGCACATGGGCGAGGACACCGATCTCGGCTTCCGTCTCGCCCAGGCGGGCGCGGTCTTCATCCCCGACCCCCAGGCGCGCGGCTGGCATCTCGGCCCCTCCACGGTCATGCTCCGGGAGAAGGAGGTGCACCGGCACAACTGGTCGGTCCTGCCCGACCTCATCCCCGACCTGCGCTGGCTGCGCACCCACCCGCGCAGGCACTGGCTGGTGCCGTACGTGCACGTCGTCGTCGACGCCCGCGGCGCCTCCTACGAGGACGTCCGGGCGAGCGTGGACGCCGCGCTCGCGGGCACCGTCGTCGACGTCGCCGTCACCGTGGTCGGGCCGTGGGCGGCGCTCACCGGCGGACGCCGCTCCTCCCTGGACGAGCCGCTGCTCGACCTGCGGCTGGTGCGCAACCTGTACACCCACGAACCGCGCGTCTCCTTCACCGAGGAGACGCCGCTCAGCTCGGCGCCCGCGCCGTTCCGCCTCACCTGCCCCGCCGGGTGGGCGCTCGGCGCGGACAGCCTGGCCGAGCTGCTGAAACTCGCCGAGAGCGAGGGGTACGGCCTGCTGAGCGCGGTGCTCGACGAGGGCGGCGAGCCGGAGACCGGGGTCAGCGTGGTCAGGCTCGAACGCACCGCCGCCTTCGCCAGGGCGGCGCTGGTGGAGGACTCGGGCGACCTCGACGGCGCGGTGCACGAGCTGTTCGGCTCGTTCTGGGTGAGCGCCGACGATTTCGGCGTCATGGCCGCCGGGGAGGCGGAGCCCGTCGCCGGGGATCCCGCGAAGTGGCGGGCCGGCGCGGCCCGGTGGCGGCGCGAGGCGGAACGCCTGGAGGCCGAGGCCGAGAGCCTCCGGACCGAGACCGAGCGCCTGCGGGCGGAGGTCAGGGAGCTGGAGGACGGCCGGCAGCGCGGCCCCCTGCGAGAGATCATCGCGACGGCCATGCGGCAGGGGAAGGCCGGCTGA
- a CDS encoding glycosyltransferase: MNAPRIPGNDYGVLSPPAPGIWEPRLPVSVVIPARAQQEKLDLTLAALAAQTYPSHLLEVIVVDDGSAPPLRLPEIAPENTRLLRVPEGRWGIAWALETGTAAAGGEVIHRMDADIVAYRDHVESHMRWHHLADYLVVLGTLRFTAMAGTPPTASEVQIAVAKDRTDSLFDPDPDHGHDWIAELVATHRDFRDAPSPLLHRVHVGATVSLPAALLRAAGGMDTSLRLGEDTELGYRLTQTGAVFVPDAEALGWHLGTTTAMRRPGEVRRHNDPFIADRVPYRRNLRSDGGRQWLVPYVDVVVDALDASFEDVRASVDGALASTLPDVHVTLTGPWASLTGERRAPLDDPLLDLRLVRGQYAHDGRVSFAERVPPTSLPAPFRLTCPAGWVPGAESLAMLIRQADEDDEGLLLVALEENGSGVVAARLERTAAVARALRVARDGEPLDDVIADLYGATWLDAESWRFRPAAAAYPAWATDRNREAVRWRAEAESRRREAERAQRQVTALKSELRELRAAAAKSGRDTVRWKEKAEQRRLEAVALRQAQERSLLRRAARRLRGLTEGPR, encoded by the coding sequence GTGAACGCGCCGCGGATCCCGGGCAACGACTACGGGGTGCTCAGCCCGCCCGCCCCGGGGATCTGGGAGCCGCGCCTGCCGGTGAGCGTGGTGATCCCGGCCAGGGCCCAGCAGGAGAAACTCGATCTCACGCTGGCCGCCCTCGCCGCCCAGACCTACCCCTCGCACCTCCTGGAGGTGATCGTCGTGGACGACGGGAGCGCGCCCCCGCTCCGGCTCCCCGAGATCGCCCCGGAGAACACCCGGCTCCTGCGGGTGCCCGAGGGCCGCTGGGGCATCGCCTGGGCCCTGGAGACCGGTACGGCGGCCGCCGGCGGCGAGGTGATCCACCGGATGGACGCCGACATCGTCGCCTACCGCGACCACGTGGAGTCGCACATGCGCTGGCACCACCTGGCCGACTACCTGGTGGTGCTGGGGACGCTGCGCTTCACCGCCATGGCGGGCACGCCGCCCACCGCGTCGGAGGTCCAGATCGCCGTCGCCAAGGACAGGACCGACTCCCTCTTCGACCCGGACCCCGACCACGGGCACGACTGGATCGCCGAGCTCGTCGCGACCCACCGCGACTTCCGCGACGCGCCCAGCCCGCTGCTGCACCGCGTCCACGTGGGCGCGACGGTCTCGCTGCCCGCGGCCCTGCTGAGGGCCGCGGGAGGGATGGACACCTCCCTGAGGCTCGGCGAGGACACCGAGCTGGGCTACCGGCTCACCCAGACGGGCGCGGTGTTCGTCCCGGACGCCGAGGCGCTCGGCTGGCACCTGGGCACGACGACGGCGATGCGACGGCCCGGGGAGGTCAGGCGGCACAACGACCCGTTCATCGCCGACCGCGTGCCCTACCGGCGCAACCTGCGCTCGGACGGGGGCCGCCAGTGGCTGGTCCCCTATGTCGACGTCGTGGTGGACGCCCTGGACGCCTCCTTCGAGGACGTCCGGGCGAGCGTGGACGGGGCCCTGGCGAGCACCCTGCCCGACGTGCACGTCACCCTGACCGGCCCGTGGGCGTCGCTGACCGGCGAGCGCCGCGCGCCGCTGGACGACCCGCTGCTCGACCTGCGGCTGGTCCGCGGGCAGTACGCCCACGACGGCCGCGTCTCCTTCGCCGAGCGGGTCCCCCCGACCTCGCTCCCCGCACCGTTCCGCCTCACCTGCCCGGCCGGCTGGGTGCCCGGGGCGGAGTCGCTGGCCATGCTGATCCGGCAGGCCGACGAGGACGACGAGGGCCTGCTGCTCGTGGCGCTTGAGGAGAACGGCTCGGGCGTGGTGGCCGCCCGCCTGGAACGGACCGCCGCCGTCGCGCGGGCCCTGCGCGTCGCCCGCGACGGCGAGCCCCTGGACGACGTGATCGCCGACCTGTACGGCGCGACCTGGCTGGACGCCGAGTCGTGGCGGTTCCGGCCGGCGGCGGCGGCCTACCCGGCCTGGGCCACGGACCGCAACCGTGAGGCCGTGCGCTGGCGCGCGGAGGCCGAGTCGCGCAGGCGGGAGGCCGAGCGCGCCCAGCGGCAGGTCACGGCGCTCAAGTCCGAACTCAGGGAACTGCGCGCCGCCGCGGCCAAGAGCGGCCGCGACACCGTCAGGTGGAAGGAGAAGGCCGAGCAGCGCCGCCTGGAGGCCGTCGCCCTGCGCCAGGCGCAGGAACGCTCGCTCCTGCGCCGCGCGGCCCGCCGCCTCCGCGGTCTCACCGAGGGCCCCCGGTAA
- a CDS encoding homoserine dehydrogenase produces the protein MALKVALLGCGVVGSQVIRLMREQADDLAARVGAPLELAGVAVRRMGRKRDTDVDPALLTTDAEALVTRDDVDIVVEVIGGIEPARSLILAAMNSGKSVVTANKALLAEDGATVHGAARANNADLYFEAAVAGAIPLIRPLRESLAGDHVHRVLGIVNGTTNYILDKMDSGGASFSDALEEAQALGYAEADPTADVEGFDAAAKAAILAGIAFHSRVTAADVHREGITEITATDVASAKAMGYVIKLLAICARSEDGRSFGVRVHPAMIPRTHPLAGVREAYNAVFVEAQSAGQLMFYGAGAGGAPTASAVLGDIVAVARNLLAGTRGPEESTYAELAVHPMGETVTRYHVSLDVADKPGVLARVADMFAKQDVSIQTVRQEGHGDDAQLVLVTHRASDAALSATIESLREMDIVRDVVSVMRVEGEDTP, from the coding sequence ATGGCACTGAAAGTCGCTCTTCTCGGATGCGGTGTCGTCGGCTCCCAGGTGATCCGGCTGATGCGGGAGCAGGCCGACGACCTCGCCGCCCGCGTGGGGGCCCCGCTGGAGCTGGCCGGCGTCGCCGTACGGCGGATGGGCCGCAAACGCGACACCGACGTGGACCCGGCCCTGCTCACCACCGACGCGGAGGCCCTGGTCACCCGCGACGACGTGGACATCGTCGTCGAGGTCATCGGCGGCATCGAGCCTGCCAGGTCGCTCATCCTGGCCGCGATGAACAGCGGGAAGTCGGTCGTCACCGCCAACAAGGCGCTGCTCGCCGAGGACGGCGCGACCGTGCACGGCGCGGCCAGGGCCAACAACGCGGACCTGTACTTCGAGGCGGCGGTCGCGGGCGCGATCCCGCTGATCCGGCCGCTGCGCGAGTCCCTGGCCGGTGACCACGTGCACCGCGTGCTCGGCATCGTCAACGGCACCACCAACTACATCCTCGACAAGATGGACTCCGGCGGCGCGTCGTTCTCCGACGCGCTGGAGGAGGCCCAGGCCCTGGGATACGCCGAGGCCGATCCCACGGCCGACGTGGAGGGCTTCGACGCCGCAGCCAAGGCCGCGATCCTCGCCGGGATCGCCTTCCACAGCCGCGTGACGGCCGCCGACGTGCACCGCGAGGGCATCACGGAGATCACCGCCACCGACGTGGCCAGCGCCAAGGCGATGGGTTACGTCATCAAGCTGCTGGCGATCTGCGCCCGCTCGGAGGACGGCCGTTCCTTCGGCGTCCGGGTGCACCCGGCCATGATCCCCAGGACGCACCCGCTGGCCGGGGTCCGCGAGGCCTACAACGCGGTCTTCGTGGAGGCCCAGTCCGCCGGGCAGCTCATGTTCTACGGCGCGGGCGCCGGCGGCGCCCCGACGGCGAGCGCGGTGCTGGGCGACATCGTGGCCGTGGCCCGCAACCTGCTGGCCGGCACGCGGGGCCCCGAGGAGTCCACCTACGCCGAGCTGGCGGTCCACCCGATGGGCGAGACCGTCACGCGCTACCACGTCTCGCTGGACGTCGCCGACAAGCCGGGCGTGCTCGCCCGGGTCGCCGACATGTTCGCCAAGCAGGACGTGTCCATCCAGACCGTCCGCCAGGAGGGCCACGGCGACGACGCCCAGCTCGTCCTGGTCACGCACCGGGCCAGCGACGCGGCGCTGTCGGCCACCATCGAGAGCCTGCGCGAGATGGACATCGTCCGCGACGTGGTGAGCGTCATGCGGGTGGAGGGCGAGGACACCCCGTAG
- a CDS encoding DALR anticodon-binding domain-containing protein, with translation MTPGQLGEVLGLPPIPSGTWAEEALYVSPAALRRKEAPGEMAARLRALPGIAGVRVRGDGFLEIAVAVPGELVAEIGPVPPAAGGVPPWADLPRTWDNPGFIVRFAHVRAVAVQRWAADLGVGGDFRPELLAGRWDRAVLRSLAEVHGRRVSRDPGWAAYTEQLARAYHDAFERAPALPAGDEEPSALHAARVRLARAVRDVLAEGLAALGETAPDRL, from the coding sequence GTGACGCCCGGTCAGCTCGGTGAGGTCCTCGGCCTGCCGCCGATCCCCTCGGGGACGTGGGCTGAGGAGGCCCTCTACGTCTCCCCGGCCGCGTTGCGCCGCAAGGAGGCGCCGGGGGAGATGGCGGCGCGGCTGCGCGCGCTGCCCGGGATCGCGGGCGTCCGGGTGCGGGGTGACGGGTTCCTGGAGATCGCGGTGGCCGTGCCGGGGGAGCTCGTCGCGGAGATCGGCCCCGTCCCGCCGGCCGCCGGGGGAGTGCCGCCGTGGGCCGACCTGCCGAGGACGTGGGACAACCCCGGATTCATCGTGCGATTCGCCCATGTGCGGGCGGTCGCCGTACAGCGCTGGGCGGCGGATCTGGGCGTCGGCGGGGACTTCCGGCCGGAGCTGCTGGCCGGCCGGTGGGACCGGGCGGTGCTCAGGTCGCTGGCCGAGGTGCACGGCAGGCGGGTGAGCCGGGACCCCGGATGGGCGGCCTACACCGAGCAGCTCGCCCGGGCCTACCACGACGCGTTCGAGCGGGCTCCCGCGCTGCCGGCGGGGGACGAGGAGCCGTCGGCCCTGCACGCCGCCCGGGTACGGCTGGCCCGTGCGGTGCGGGACGTGCTGGCCGAGGGGCTGGCGGCGCTGGGCGAGACGGCGCCCGACAGGCTGTGA
- a CDS encoding glycosyltransferase family 2 protein — MPAQSTSPSTAPPATPAGFLRSAAEAAAELSWTGQGWLAAGEPLGDRPDATEVTRLRELRALTVRWPSAEVPAGAITGLAAAGVPLHAAASPAWVEPGLARLLAAWTPEEGGGGPRSVTDLRREEHSVRLRRHGLRSRDAAATPAVSVVMSSMRPHLLGSALAQIARQRRVETEVLLALHGVPAGHEAVRRAVRDCGLPVTVIEADAETPFGEVLNLAASRAGGEYVAKWDDDDWYGPEHLADLLLARSYAGADIVGTAAEFFYLEPLNATIRRTDYTSEVWSDHVAGGTILLDRARYAELGGFPALPRGVDAGFLKAAHAAGARIYRTHGLGYVLRRSVSAEHTWRLSLAHFLRVATNQWRGFRPSLILEER, encoded by the coding sequence GTGCCTGCGCAGTCGACCTCTCCCTCCACGGCTCCCCCCGCGACCCCGGCCGGCTTCCTGAGATCGGCGGCCGAGGCGGCGGCCGAGCTGTCATGGACCGGTCAGGGATGGCTGGCGGCCGGTGAGCCGCTCGGCGACCGGCCGGACGCCACCGAGGTCACCCGGCTCAGGGAGCTGCGCGCGCTGACCGTCCGGTGGCCCTCCGCCGAGGTCCCGGCCGGCGCGATCACCGGCCTGGCCGCCGCCGGGGTGCCGCTGCACGCCGCCGCCTCGCCGGCCTGGGTGGAGCCCGGCCTCGCGCGCCTGCTCGCCGCCTGGACGCCCGAGGAGGGCGGCGGCGGGCCCCGCTCGGTGACCGACCTGCGCAGGGAGGAGCACAGCGTACGGCTGCGCCGCCACGGCCTGCGGAGCCGGGACGCGGCGGCCACGCCCGCGGTCAGCGTCGTGATGTCCAGCATGCGTCCCCACCTGCTGGGTTCGGCGCTCGCCCAGATCGCCCGGCAGCGGCGGGTCGAGACCGAGGTCCTGCTGGCCCTGCACGGCGTCCCCGCCGGCCACGAGGCGGTACGGCGGGCGGTGCGGGACTGCGGCCTGCCCGTCACGGTGATCGAGGCGGACGCGGAGACCCCCTTCGGGGAGGTGCTCAACCTGGCCGCCTCCCGCGCGGGCGGCGAGTACGTCGCCAAGTGGGACGACGACGACTGGTACGGCCCCGAGCACTTGGCCGACCTCCTGCTCGCGCGGTCCTACGCCGGCGCGGACATCGTGGGCACCGCGGCCGAGTTCTTCTACCTGGAGCCCCTGAACGCCACGATCCGCCGCACCGACTACACCAGCGAGGTCTGGTCCGACCACGTGGCCGGCGGCACGATCCTGCTCGACCGGGCCCGCTACGCCGAGCTCGGCGGGTTCCCCGCGCTGCCCCGGGGCGTCGACGCCGGCTTCCTCAAGGCCGCCCACGCCGCCGGGGCGCGCATCTACCGCACCCACGGCCTCGGCTACGTGCTGCGGCGTTCGGTGAGCGCCGAACACACCTGGCGGCTCTCGCTGGCCCACTTCCTGCGCGTCGCGACGAACCAGTGGCGCGGCTTCCGCCCGAGCCTGATTCTGGAAGAGCGATGA